The following coding sequences lie in one Anguilla rostrata isolate EN2019 chromosome 8, ASM1855537v3, whole genome shotgun sequence genomic window:
- the LOC135261579 gene encoding serine/threonine-protein kinase SBK1-like, whose amino-acid sequence MTAAARQLDALCHLTAQSLPSLQTADHFKVVKLLGEGSYGKVMLAVHKKTGSPMAMKFFPRGSTSLISFLREYNLSLAFCTHPSLTKALGIVYSTPLHYVFAQQAGLHGDLYDVIIPEVGMAEEKVQRVVSQLSGALSHLHSLGFVHRDVKPENIFLCDQTCQWVKLGDFGMAKPKGARITGFWYDSPYCVPEVEMAKGRKSKGKSTTGKGAKGMGVAAGKNTGSKGGVAEKNTFWVSVDVGIDSWALGILIYSMLTGSYPWRETSSDDPGYRKYTEWLDSERDRQGERGEEIKWKGQDLGKSGWSNEGESLECGPVPPQFAVFTPLACSLFQGLLCPQPSLRSIPEDVLKYLGGTWLLMKGEVEKKLSEKGTEIEKEKGGRT is encoded by the exons ATGACA GCAGCTGCAAGACAGTTGGATGCGTTATGTCATCTAACAGCCCAGTCATTGCCATCACTTCAGACCGCAGATCATTTCAAGGTCGTCAAGCTTCTGGGAGAGGGATCATATGGCAAGGTCATGCTGGCCGTTCACAAGAAGACAG GTTCTCCAATGGCCATGAAGTTCTTTCCCAGAGGGTCCACCTCTCTAATCTCATTCTTACGAGAGTACAacctctctcttgctttctgcACCCACCCATCACTCACGAAGGCTTTGGGAATTGTCTACTCCACCCCCTTACACTACGTCTTCGCCCAGCAAGCTGGACTGCATGGAGACCTGTATGACGTCATCATCCCAGAG GTCGGCATGGCAGAGGAGAAGGTGCAAAGGGTGGTGTCACAGCTGAGCGGAGCGCTGTCTCATCTTCACTCCCTGGGATTCGTCCACAGGGACGTGAAACCTGAGAACATTTTCCTGTGTGACCAGACCTGCCAGTGGGTCAAACTGGGTGACTTTGGGATGGCCAAACCCAAGGGTGCGCGGATCACAGGGTTTTGGTATGATTCTCCGTACTGCGTACCGGAAGTGGAGATGGCGAAGGGCAGGAAGTCAAAAGGAAAGAGCACAACGGGCAAGGGAGCAAAAGGGATGGGGGTAGCGGCTGGTAAAAACACGGGGAGTAAGGGAGGAGTGGCAGAGAAGAACACATTTTGGGTGTCAGTAGATGTGGGTATAGACAGTTGGGCCCTAGGAATCCTGATCTACTCCATGCTGACCGGGTCTTATCCTTGGAGAGAAACCTCCTCAGATGATCCAGGATACAGAAAATACACAGAGTGGTTGGAcagtgaaagagacagacagggagagaggggggaggaaatcAAGTGGAAAGGGCAGGATTTGGGGAAGTCGGGGTGGAGTAATGAAGGTGAGAGTCTAGAATGCGGTCCCGTACCTCCCCAGTTTGCAGTCTTCACCCCACTGGCCTGCAGCCTCTTCCAAGGGCTGCTCTGCCCACAGCCCAGCCTGAGGTCCATACCTGAGGATGTCCTCAAATACCTTGGAGGCACCTGGCTACTCATGAAaggagaggtggaaaaaaaattgagcgAGAAAGGaacagagatagagaaagaaaaaggaggtAGAACATAG